GCGCTCCACACCGGCCGGCGTGAGCTTCACCCAGCCGCCCTCCCGCCGCGCCAGTCCGTGCGTCTCCAACTCGGTGAGCTCGGGGAAGTCCTCCAGCACGTCCGTGCAGAAGCGCTGCCGGTACTCCGCCAGGTCCACACCGTCCGCCAGCAGCGACAGCAGCATGTAGCGGCGCCGGCGCTCCTCGGAGTCCAGCCGGAAGCCGTAGCCCACCTCACCGAACGACGCCTCCGTCCGCTCGCTGTACGACGAGATGATGCCGCGCACCTCGCGCGAGCCCACCGCGTACTCGGACGAATAGTGCACGCCCCCCGTGTACGAGCGCGCCCCGCACCCCAGCCCCACCATGCCGTCCTCCTGGCACCGGTACACCGGACCGCCCGCGTCCGGCGCGTGGCTCGCGCGGAACATGCGCATGGAGACCTGCGTGTATCCCTGGGACAGCAGGAAGTCGCGCCCCACGCGGTACAGCGACAGGCGCATGTCATCCCACGCGCGCGCCTTCTTCCCCAGGAAGGTCAGCGGCCGGACGTAGAGCGGGTAGAGGTAGATCTCCTCGGGCGTGAAGCGCAGGGCCTCGCGCAGCGAGAAGAGGAAGCTCTCCTCCGTCTGCCCCTCCATCCCGTAGATGAGGTCCAGGTTCAGCGTGGGGAAGCCCGTGGAGCGGATGAGGTCCAGCGCCGCCTCTGCCTCGGCGGTCTTCTGCGGGCGCTTCACCGCGGCCACCTCCGCCTCGATGAAGCTCTGAATCCCGATGCTCACCCGGTCCGTCCCGCGCGAGCGCAGCACCCGGAGCTTCTCCGCGTCCACCGTCTCCGGCGACACCTCCACGGACACGGGGATGTTCTTCATGTCCGCGCCCATGACGCCTTCGGTCAGGTCGAACACGGTGTTCAGCCCCGCCACGTCCAGCAGCGTCGGCGTGCCGCCACCAATCGCGGCGCGGGCGAAGGTCGCCGTCCCCAGCGCCTCCTTCACCCGCTTCGTCTCACGCTTCAACGCGCCCAGGTACCCGTCCACCACGTCTTGCTTCGGCCCGGCGGCGGTGAACAGGTTGCAGAAGCCGCAACGCATCTCGCAGAAAGGCACGTGGACGTAGAGGAACAGCGCGTCTCGGCGCTCCTCCGCCCAGACGGACTCCAGCGGGAGCGCGGGCGTGAAGGGCCGGTAGGCCGTCTTGTGCGGGTAGCCGTAGAGGTACGACACATAAGGCGACCCATCGAGCAACTGCTGTAGACGCGTCATGGTGCGGGGTCTCGATCCAACGTGAACTCAGCGTAGGGCACCGTCCACACGACAGGGTGGCCCAGGCGGTGTCCGGTATAACCGTCATCCCCGTACGCCGTCCCGTGGTCCGAACAGACGATGCAGCAGGCGGGCCCCCGACGCCGCAGCGCCGCGAAGAGCGGAGGGAGGCACCCATCCACGTACTCCAGCGCGGCGGCGTGGGTGTCGAGCGAATCCTCCGGAGCCCCCGGCAGGTACTGCCGGTTGGGCTGGTGCAACGCCGACACGTTGATGAACAGGAACACGCGCTGCGAGCGCGGCACGGCCTCCAGGCGGCTGACGGCCAACGCCACCTGATGCTCGGTGGAGCGCGCGTCCCTCACGCCCATCTCGGGGCTCCAGTGACTCTCCGCGAAGAGCCCCGGCAACACGTTGCCCAACGGGTTGCGCTTGTTGAAGAAGCCCACGCCCCCAATGCACACGGTGTGGTAGCCGCGGCCCGAAAGCCCGGTGACGAGGTCCGGCGCGTCCAGCACGCAGGTGCCGGGCGCCGTCGTCTCGCTGCCCTCGAAGCGCATGGCGAACAACCGCGGATGCAGCCCGGGCGTGGCCGGCGTGGGCAGGAAGCCCGCGAAGAAGGCGTGGTGCGCCGCGTACGTGAAGCTCGCGGGCGAGTGCCGCTTCTCCCACCGCCCCCCGGGCAGCAGCGCCGCCAGGTTCGGCGTGCGCCCCTGCGCGCAGAGCGCCTCCGCCACGTCGTAGCGCAGCGTATCCAGCGTGATGAAGAGCAGGTCGTGTGTGCCGACCACCGCGTTCATGTCCATTGCGACAGCACCTTGGCGAAGTCCCGCGCGCGCCCCACGATGCGCTCCACGGTGTACGTGGGCGGGGGCAAGCCCGCGGGCCACGCGCGGCCATGAGACACCCAGCAGGTGGACAGGCCCAGCCGCCCCGCGCCCTGGATGTCCCGCTCCGGGTCGTCACCCACGTGGAGCACCTCGTGCGGAGCCCGGCCCACGCACGCCAACGCCGCCTGGAAGATGCGCGGGTCCGGCTTCGACGCCCCCACCTCCCCCGACAGGAACACGTCTGGAAGCTGCGTCGTGAGGTCCGCGTGCGCGAGCTTCGCGCGCTGCACCCGGCCCGAACCATTGGACACCACCGCCACCGGCGCGCGCAGCCGCAGCGCGGTCACCAGTTCGCGCGTGTCTTCGTCGGACCGAGCGAAGGCAGGCAGCCGTGAGGACATGTCCGCCCACAGCGCCTCCGCGCTCAGCGGCAAGGCCGGAAAGGCCGCCACGGCGTCGCGGCAGAACACGTCACGGTCGATGCCGCCTCGGCCGTCCAGGCCCCGCAGCACCTCCAGGGCTCGCGCCCGGCCGGGCTCGGGAAACGCCCGCGGGTGACGCAGGAAGAGGTCTTCCACGTACCGGTCGAAGGCGCCCGCGCGGTCAATCAACGTGTCGTCCAGGTCGAAGAAGACGGCCCGGGGCCGCATCCCAGTACTCCTCCCGAGCGGGCAGGATACGCCGCCCTGCCCACCCGGACCAGGGCGGGCCCGGCGCACGTCGAGTCGTGGCCGCCGCTCGTCCCCCTCCATATCGTGAAAAGGGTAAGGCATCCGCTGGCATCGACACCCGACCGCATCGCCCATCCCTGAATTGCCGGACATGGCGTGGAGGCAAGGCAGCAGCGCATGCCGAGCAAAGTGCCAAGGGAGCGCAACGCGCGTCTCCCGGACTGAAAGGGTCCAGGTCCATCGCGTGCTGGAAGGACACATCGAAGGCGTCGAGCCCCTGGACGACGCGCGCGTCTCGCTCGACACCCTGCAGGCCTTCGTCGCGCTGCTGGACGCGGAGGGGCGGCTGCTCGACCTGAACCAGACGGCGATGGCGTGGCTGCGCGCCACCTCGGCTCGGGAGCTGCGAGGCCACCCCTTCTGGCTCCTGCCCGTGTGGCGGCGAACGACCGGGGAACAGGAGCGTCTGCGCCAGGCCGCCGTGCTCGCCGCCAGGGGCGTGCGCTTCCGCGAGGACGTGGAGCTCCGGCACGTCATGTCGGACAGCGAGGCGCGCGTTCTCGACCTCTCGCTCGCCCCGGTGCGCTCCAGCCGGGGCGTCGTGACGTACGTGTTGGTGGAGGGACACGACGTCACCGAGCGAAAGCAAGCCGAGGCCGCGCTCACGCGCAGGAACGCGGAGCTGGAAGCAGCGCTCGCGCGGACGCGGAGACCCGCGGCGGCATGGCATCCCCCGTTCGAGCATCCCACGTCCCTGGAGACCGTGCAGCGCAGCGAGGAGCGATACCGCTGCCTTGTCGACGCCATGGCCCAGGTGGTGTGGACCGCGAACACGTCCGGCGATTGCAGCGGACACAACCAGGCCTGGTCCGACTTCACGGGGCAGACGGAGCAAGCAGCGCTGGCGCAGGGGTGGCTCCACATGGTGCACGCCGAGGACCGCGAGCGGGTCTGCGAGGACTGGCGCAGGGCATTGGAGTCACATTCCGTCTTCGATTCGGAGTACCGCGTGAGGCGCCCGGATGGACGCTACACGCCGGTCCACTCCCGGGCCGTGGCGGTCCGCGAGGCGGACGGAACACCGCGCGAATGGGTGGGCACCCTCTCCGACATCACCGAGCGGACCGCGGTGGAGGCCGAGCTGCGGGAGAGCCAGGCGCGGTTCCAGGCCATCATCGACGCGGCGCCAGCGGCCATCTACGTGAAGTCCCCTGACGGCCGGCTCCTGATGGTCAACCGCTTCTTCACGCAGCAACTGGGCCGCAGCCGGGAGCAACTGCTGGGCCGCACGGACCTGGACCTCTTTCCTCCCGAGCAGGCCGCCATCATCCGTGGCCACGACGTCCAGGTGCTGACGACGAACCAGCCTCTCGAGGTGGAAGAGCCCGTGTCGAACCACCGCGGCGCACGCGTCTTCCGGTCCCTCAAGTTCCCGCTCCGGAGCGCGGAGGGCGTGCCCACCGCGCTGGGCGGCATCTCCACCGACGTCACGGAGAAGCGGCGAATCGACGACGTCGCCAAGCGGCTCTTGGACATCGTCGGACATGACCTCCGCAGCCCCACCGCCGCCATCCTCACCACCACCGGCATGCTGAGACGCCGCCCGCTGGATGAAGCCATGCGCCGGCCCTTCGAGCGCATCCACCGGAGCGCCCGCAGGGTGGAGCACCTGCTCCAGGTGCTGATGGACTTCACCCAGGCACAGCTCGGAGGTGGCATCCAGCTCGAGCCCATCCGAGGCGACCTGCGGGCCCTCGTCGCGGCCATCGTGGAGGACGCACGCACAGCCCACCCCGAGCGCGAGGTGCGGTTCATCCAACGTGGCGAGGCCCTGGGAGATTGGGACCCGGAGCGGCTGGAGCGCCTGCTCGGCCATCTGCTGGACAACGCCTTCATTCACGGCGCGCCCGACACCCCCATCGACGTGCTCTGCCTTACGGGACGCAAGGCGGTGCTGTTGGGGGTGCGCAACCAGGGCGTGCCCATTCCCCCGGAGGTCCGCGCGACCCTCTTCGAACCCATCCGGCGCGCCTCTCACCAGGCGGAGACGGTGCGGCATTCGCTGGGGCTGAGCCTGTATCTGGTCCGGGAGCTGACCCGCGCGCACCAGGGGCGCATCCGCGTCGCGTCGACCGCCCTGCACGGCACCACCTTCTACATCTCCCTGCCCCGCCCGCCCACGTGAGGCCCCCGCGACTCGAGGGGCCTCCAGTGTCTCCGTCAGGAACCCGCGGACGCCGCGGCGGACTGCTCCAGCGCGAAGGCTTCCAACGCCTGCACGACGGCGTCCTGCGAGTCCGTGATCATCAGGTAGCGCGCGTAGTCATAGCCCTGCGCGAGCTGGTGCAGCAGCGGATACACGGGCCGGGTGCGCGTCCAGAACTCGGTGCCCAGGAAAATCATGGGGCTGATGACGCCCACCGAGTTGTAGTGGTTCTGGCACGCGTCCTGGAACACCTCCTGGATGGTGCCCGCGCTGCCCGGCGAATAGACGATGCCGCCCTTCGCGATGGTGAGCAGACCGTCCTCGCGCACGCTGTTGGCGAAGTACTTCGCGATGTGCGTGGCGAAGGGGTTGGGCGGCTCGTGCCCGTAGTGCCACGTGGGGATGCCCAGGCTGGCGCAGAACGGCAGGTCGTCCTTGGACAGCGGGAAGGCGCGGCGCACGTCGAAGGCGCGCGACAGCCACTCACGGTCCGTATAGCTCGGGGCCTTCGCGAGGATGGCCAGCCCCTCGTCCAGCTCCGCCTCCGTGCGACGCGCGAACCACGCGCCCACGTGCGTGGCCTCCATGGCGCCGGGGCCGCCGCCGCTGACCATGAAGAAGCCCCGCTTCGCCAGCTCGCGCGCCAGGGAAGCCACCGCGCGGTAGTCCGGCTGGCCGCGCTTCATGGAGTGTCCCCCCATGATGGCCACCACCTTGCGCACGACGCCGGAGCGGTAGAGCAGCCCCTCCATCGCGTCCGTCACGGAGTGGTCGTGGAGCCGCTGGGCCAGCGTCTCCAGCAGCGTGGGCGGGCTGCCCCGGCCGTTCGCGGCCCAGTGCGCGTAGATGCGCTCGTCCGGCGTGCCCTGGTACGTCTCCGGCCGCGCCGGATCGAAGCCCGCGTACAGCTCCTCGGGCGTGTACAACCCGCTGCGGTAGGGCAGATACGGCAGCCCGGAGATGGGCGGGAACACCATGGCCCCATGCTCCACGGTGGCTTTCAGCGCGTCCTTCTCCAGCTCACAGCCCAGGAAGACGGCGCCCGCGAGCTCCACGGACACCAGGTCCTTCGTGAAGGGCCGCAGGTCCAGCCCCTGGATGATGACGTTGGCGAAACCCACGCCCGCGGCGAGGTGCCGTTCGAATGCCTCGATGGTTTCGATTTCAATCACCCATGAACGATTTCATGCCTCGTCGCCCTGGGGTAGTGAGATCAGCGCCGCGCCTCCAACACGCGCAGGCACGCCTCCGCTTGGAGCAGCTCCACGCGGGCCCCCGCGGCCGTGGCGTCCCGCGCCGCGAGCTGGAGCTGGCGCCCCGCTTCCTCCAGCTCGCCCAATTGCAGTTGGGCCCGGCCCAGCACGCACCGCAGCAATGACTGGAGCCTCCGGTCCTCCAGCATCGACGCGAGCTGGAGCCCGCGCAGCGCGTCCTCCTTCGCCAGCTCGGGTGCCCCCGCTCGCGTGTGCAACAGCGCCAGGCCATGGTGCGTGTAGGCCATGCCCCGGCGGTCCCCCGTCCGCGAGTCCAGCTCCAACGCGAGCTGGAAGAAGTGCGCCGCGCGCTCCCGGTCTCCCGCGCGCGAGTACGCATCCCCCAGACTGAGCAGCGCCGTGGAGTGCTCCCACGTATCCCCCGCGCGCTCGCTCCAGCGCAGCACCTGGGCGTACTCCGCCGCGGCGGCCTCCGGGAACCCCAGGCCCAACTGCACACCGCCCATGGCCCTGTGGAGCAGCGCCTCCACCCCCGCCCGCGCCAGCGCGTCGTCCGCGCCGGACGCGAAGTGGAACTGCTCCCGGGCCAACAGGATGCGCGCCCGCGCCTCCTGGAAACGCCCCAGCGCGGCGAGCGCCAGCGCGCAGAGCGCGTCCATCGACACCGACATCAACGGCGCCGCCGACAGACAGTCTCGCCGCCCCTCCCGGTCCAATCCCAACACCTCCTCGTGCTTGCCCTGCGCGAGCACCACGGACGTGAGCTTGAACAACCGCCGCGCCCGCTCGCCGAGCGCCGACGCCAATCCCTCACCATCCAGCTTCCGCGCCGTGTGCCACGCGGACTCCGCCTCCAGGTCCTCTCCCGCCAGCCGGTGTGCGTCGCCCATGTGCTCCCACAACCGGCGCTGCCATTCCCGCGAGACATCGGGAGCCAGGGTCTCCGCCAGCCCCAGGGCAAAGCGATACACCGCCAGCGCCGGGCCGGGCTCCAGCGCGGACAGATGCCAGCCCGCCAGCGCCACCAAGTAGGGCAAGGCCCGCGCCGAGTCCTCCGCGGACAGCCATTGCCGCGTCAATTCCATGCAAGCCCGGTGGCGCAGCGGGTCCGCCAGGGCCTCATAGGCCTCCGCCGCGCGGCGGTGTGCCTGGGGAAGCGCCGCCTCGGGCACCTCGTCCAGCCCCGAGGCGGGCTCCACGGCCCAGGTGTAACGCCCGCCCGAAACCGAACGCAGCCAGCCCCCCGCCTCCAGGAGCGCCAGCGGCGCATGGCCTCCCGCCAGCGTCGCCAGCACCGCGCGGGGAAACGAGGGCCCCAACACGGTGGCCGCCTTGAGCACCTCACGCTGCGCGTCGGGCAACAACATCTGCCGCGCCGCGACGGCCGCCTCCCCTGTCAGCGGCACCGCCAGCCCCGCCTGCTCCTCGAGGAGCGTCACCGCGTGGAGCAGGTGCAGCGGGTGCCCCGCGCTGCCACGCAGCAGCGCCTCCCGGACGCTGGGCGGCGGCATCCCACGGCCGCGCAGCCGGCCCTCCAGCAGTTCGGCGGCCTCGGAGGGCCCGAGCCGCCCCACCGTCAGCACCTCCGCCGTCACGGGCGCCGGCGCCGTCCCACCGGGACGCTGGAGCGCGAGCAGGAAGAGCGGCGTGTGCGACAAGCGCGACACCAGCTCCTCCACCAACGCATGGCTGAGCGGGTCTCCGTGCTGCCAGTCCTCCAACACCAACAGGCGCGGCCTGCGGTGAGGCATCAGGGCATGGCAGAGCGAATCGAACAGCGCCGTGCGCTCGGAGACGAGGCTCGCGGGAACCCCTTGCCTCTCACGGCCTTCCAGAAAGCGCGTGATTCGCTCCGCGTCCGCGCTGGACACACGGCCCGTCCCCGCCGGAGGGCTCAGCGCGCGCGTGGCCTCCAGCAGCTCGCGGAAGATGCCCGCTGGCGCGCCCGGCAGGGCCAGCCCGCTGCCCTCCCACACCTCGAAGCCTTCCGCCGCCAGGATTTCGACCAGCGCGTCCTTGAGGCGTGTCTTGCCCAGGCCCGCCTCACCCGTCAGCCAGACGGCGCGCCCCAACCCCCGGCGCACGTCCTCCGCCAGCGACACCAGCCGCCCCAGGAGCGCGGCCCGTCCCACGAGTGCGGGTTGGCACAGCCCCGGCGACCACCGGCGCACGGGCGCGTCCCGAGGCACCGCCGAGGCGCTTCGCGGACATGCGAGCACGCCGCCCAGGAAACGGGCCCCACACGCAACGCATGAGCCCGAGGACGGAGTCATGAGCACCTCCCTGAAGGGTGACGCGATGTGGGTCGAGCGCCGTTCCCTCACCCCGCCGGTGCGACCCGCGGTGTTGTAGCGCCCGGGCACACCCCGCGCCTCCGGCCTCCGGGGGTGTGGGACTGTTCGCTCTCCACCGCACACACCACACCAGCGGCCCAGGCCCGCAGTGCAGGGAAAGCCTCACACAGCGCGCGGCTTTCCTCGCCACGTCTGGCAATGAAAGACAATTCCAATCACGCCAGATGAAACAGCGACAAGGTACTCCCGGCGCTGTTCCCTGGAGAGCAAGCAGGCACGATTCCTGATGTTGAATACGAAATACTTTTGGCGGATGCTCGTTCTGCGCTGAACACGGCAACCCCCGCCGTGACCTTGGAGAAACCCGACTCGCAAAAGCAAACACCCCCTCCGCCCGTCCCCCACGGCGCGGACTCACCCCCGTCTGTCTTTAGTTCTCAGAGAGTCCCCATGAAGAAGACCCTCCTGCTGGTTGGAACGCTGCTCGGGATGAGCGGCACTGGCTGTGGCGCCGTTGACGACACCTCGTCGGGAGAAGGCACCTCTCCCATCGAAATCGACGGCCTCGAAAGCCACACCGTCAGCGCCCAGGCGTTGACCACCACCGGCTGCACCGCACTGACGGCCACCTCGGTGATTTCCAATGGCCATGACGGAAACGTCCCGGCCAACACCATGGACTCCAACCTGGGCACCCGCTGGAGCCGCTCCGGCCGCGGCTCCTGGATTGATTACGACCTGGGCGCCATCAAGCAGGTCAGCGGCGTCTCCGTCGCGTGGCATCAGGGAAACACCCGGGCCAATACCTTCACCGTCTCTGTTTCACCCGATGGCTATACCTATACACAGGTCTTTTCGGGCAAGAGCAGTGGCACCACCGCCGCGGCGGAAACGTACAGCTTTCCCACCATCAACACCCGCCGCGTCCGCGTCACCTTCCAGAGCAACACGGTGAATGATTGGGCCAGCATCGCCGAGGCGCGTGCCTGCGCGTCCACGACGACGACTCCGCCCCCGAACCCCACCCCGGAGCCGAACCCCAACCCCAGCCCCAACCCGGAGACGCCGCCCCCGGGCAATGGCTCCAGCGTGGTGTGGGTGGGTGACTTCGAGACCAACAGCCGCTCCCAGTGGAGCCACACGCAGATGGTGAACGCGGACCGGCTGGCGGTGGTGTCCTCGCCCTCGCGGCAGGGCCGCTACGCCCTCAAGGCCACCGTGCGCAAGGGCGACGACCCCATCAACGCCAGCGGCAACCGCAACGAGCTGGTGCGGATGACCCGCGAGCCCGAGAACTCCGAGTACTACTACCGCTTCAGCACCATGTTCGACTCGAGCTTCCCGAGCGCGAAGACGTGGCAGCTCTTCACCCAGTGGCACCATGAGGGCAACTCCGGCTCGCCCCCGGTGGAGTTCTACGTCTACGGCGAGGAGATTCGCCTCAACATCGGCGGCAACCCGGGCACCATCGTCTGGCGCACGCCGCTGGTCCGCAACCGGTGGCTGGACTTCATCTTCCACGTGAAGTGGTCGCCGGACTCCAAGGTGGGCTTCGTGGAGCTGTACCTGGACGGCAAGCTGGTGATGCCCAAGCGCTTCATCGCCACGCAGTACCGGGGCCAGCTCAACTACCTGAAGGTCGGCCTGTACCGGAACGACACCGTCAGCCCCGTGGGCATCGTCTACCACGACGGGTGGACCATGGCCCGGAAGCTGGAGGACGTCATCAACCCGACGACCATCCTCAAGGCCCCCTAGCCACTGGCGGGCAGCCGACAGCCCTGCCCCTCATGGGCCGGAGGCCGCGTCCCCACGCGGCCCCGGCCCGGAGTAGCTTCCGGGCATGTCCCACAGCCTCCTCGTCGTCCATGTCCAGATCCACGTGAAGCCCGAGCACGTGGACGCCTTCCACCAGGCCACGCTCGCCAACGCGCGTGAGAGCGTGAAGGAGCCGGGCATCGCCCGCTTCGACGTCATGCAGGACGCCGAGGACCCGACGCGCTTCGTGCTGGTGGAGGCGTACCGCACGCCCCAGGCTCCGGCCGCGCACAAGGAGACGGCGCACTACCTCACCTGGCGCGACACCGTGGCGCCGATGATGGCGGAGCCCCGCACCAGCCGGAAGTTCGTCAACCGCTTCCCCGACGACGCCGGGTGGTGACGAACGTGAGCCCCCACGCCTCGTTCGAATTCGCCACCGCCACGCGCGTGCTCTTCGGCCCCGGCCGCCTCGCCGAGGCCCCGGACGCCGTGCGCGCGCTGGGGGCCACCCGCGTCCTGCTCGTCACCGGCAAGGACGCCTCGCGCGCCCAACCCCTGCGCGAAGCCCTGGAGCGTCAGGGCCTGGGCGTCCACGTCTTCTCCGTGGACGGAGAGCCCACGGTGGAGCTGGCCCGGGAAGGCACCGCGAGGGCGTCGGAGGCCGGCTGCGACGCGGTGGTCGCCTTCGGAGGAGGCAGCGCCCTGGACGCGGGCAAGGCCCTGGCCGCGCTCGCCGCCAACGGGGGCGACCCGCTGGACTATCTGGAAGTCATTGGCCGGGGACAGCCGCTCACCCGGCCTTCCCTGCCCTTCGTGGCCATTCCCACCACGGCGGGCACCGGCTCCGAGGTGACGCGCAACGC
This genomic window from Myxococcus hansupus contains:
- a CDS encoding PAS domain-containing protein; protein product: MLEGHIEGVEPLDDARVSLDTLQAFVALLDAEGRLLDLNQTAMAWLRATSARELRGHPFWLLPVWRRTTGEQERLRQAAVLAARGVRFREDVELRHVMSDSEARVLDLSLAPVRSSRGVVTYVLVEGHDVTERKQAEAALTRRNAELEAALARTRRPAAAWHPPFEHPTSLETVQRSEERYRCLVDAMAQVVWTANTSGDCSGHNQAWSDFTGQTEQAALAQGWLHMVHAEDRERVCEDWRRALESHSVFDSEYRVRRPDGRYTPVHSRAVAVREADGTPREWVGTLSDITERTAVEAELRESQARFQAIIDAAPAAIYVKSPDGRLLMVNRFFTQQLGRSREQLLGRTDLDLFPPEQAAIIRGHDVQVLTTNQPLEVEEPVSNHRGARVFRSLKFPLRSAEGVPTALGGISTDVTEKRRIDDVAKRLLDIVGHDLRSPTAAILTTTGMLRRRPLDEAMRRPFERIHRSARRVEHLLQVLMDFTQAQLGGGIQLEPIRGDLRALVAAIVEDARTAHPEREVRFIQRGEALGDWDPERLERLLGHLLDNAFIHGAPDTPIDVLCLTGRKAVLLGVRNQGVPIPPEVRATLFEPIRRASHQAETVRHSLGLSLYLVRELTRAHQGRIRVASTALHGTTFYISLPRPPT
- a CDS encoding LOG family protein; amino-acid sequence: MIEIETIEAFERHLAAGVGFANVIIQGLDLRPFTKDLVSVELAGAVFLGCELEKDALKATVEHGAMVFPPISGLPYLPYRSGLYTPEELYAGFDPARPETYQGTPDERIYAHWAANGRGSPPTLLETLAQRLHDHSVTDAMEGLLYRSGVVRKVVAIMGGHSMKRGQPDYRAVASLARELAKRGFFMVSGGGPGAMEATHVGAWFARRTEAELDEGLAILAKAPSYTDREWLSRAFDVRRAFPLSKDDLPFCASLGIPTWHYGHEPPNPFATHIAKYFANSVREDGLLTIAKGGIVYSPGSAGTIQEVFQDACQNHYNSVGVISPMIFLGTEFWTRTRPVYPLLHQLAQGYDYARYLMITDSQDAVVQALEAFALEQSAAASAGS
- a CDS encoding ATP-binding protein, with the translated sequence MTPSSGSCVACGARFLGGVLACPRSASAVPRDAPVRRWSPGLCQPALVGRAALLGRLVSLAEDVRRGLGRAVWLTGEAGLGKTRLKDALVEILAAEGFEVWEGSGLALPGAPAGIFRELLEATRALSPPAGTGRVSSADAERITRFLEGRERQGVPASLVSERTALFDSLCHALMPHRRPRLLVLEDWQHGDPLSHALVEELVSRLSHTPLFLLALQRPGGTAPAPVTAEVLTVGRLGPSEAAELLEGRLRGRGMPPPSVREALLRGSAGHPLHLLHAVTLLEEQAGLAVPLTGEAAVAARQMLLPDAQREVLKAATVLGPSFPRAVLATLAGGHAPLALLEAGGWLRSVSGGRYTWAVEPASGLDEVPEAALPQAHRRAAEAYEALADPLRHRACMELTRQWLSAEDSARALPYLVALAGWHLSALEPGPALAVYRFALGLAETLAPDVSREWQRRLWEHMGDAHRLAGEDLEAESAWHTARKLDGEGLASALGERARRLFKLTSVVLAQGKHEEVLGLDREGRRDCLSAAPLMSVSMDALCALALAALGRFQEARARILLAREQFHFASGADDALARAGVEALLHRAMGGVQLGLGFPEAAAAEYAQVLRWSERAGDTWEHSTALLSLGDAYSRAGDRERAAHFFQLALELDSRTGDRRGMAYTHHGLALLHTRAGAPELAKEDALRGLQLASMLEDRRLQSLLRCVLGRAQLQLGELEEAGRQLQLAARDATAAGARVELLQAEACLRVLEARR
- a CDS encoding HAD family hydrolase, which encodes MRPRAVFFDLDDTLIDRAGAFDRYVEDLFLRHPRAFPEPGRARALEVLRGLDGRGGIDRDVFCRDAVAAFPALPLSAEALWADMSSRLPAFARSDEDTRELVTALRLRAPVAVVSNGSGRVQRAKLAHADLTTQLPDVFLSGEVGASKPDPRIFQAALACVGRAPHEVLHVGDDPERDIQGAGRLGLSTCWVSHGRAWPAGLPPPTYTVERIVGRARDFAKVLSQWT
- a CDS encoding STM4012 family radical SAM protein, with protein sequence MTRLQQLLDGSPYVSYLYGYPHKTAYRPFTPALPLESVWAEERRDALFLYVHVPFCEMRCGFCNLFTAAGPKQDVVDGYLGALKRETKRVKEALGTATFARAAIGGGTPTLLDVAGLNTVFDLTEGVMGADMKNIPVSVEVSPETVDAEKLRVLRSRGTDRVSIGIQSFIEAEVAAVKRPQKTAEAEAALDLIRSTGFPTLNLDLIYGMEGQTEESFLFSLREALRFTPEEIYLYPLYVRPLTFLGKKARAWDDMRLSLYRVGRDFLLSQGYTQVSMRMFRASHAPDAGGPVYRCQEDGMVGLGCGARSYTGGVHYSSEYAVGSREVRGIISSYSERTEASFGEVGYGFRLDSEERRRRYMLLSLLADGVDLAEYRQRFCTDVLEDFPELTELETHGLARREGGWVKLTPAGVERSDLIGPWLHSEQVQGMMKEYAWR
- a CDS encoding STM4013/SEN3800 family hydrolase; this encodes MDMNAVVGTHDLLFITLDTLRYDVAEALCAQGRTPNLAALLPGGRWEKRHSPASFTYAAHHAFFAGFLPTPATPGLHPRLFAMRFEGSETTAPGTCVLDAPDLVTGLSGRGYHTVCIGGVGFFNKRNPLGNVLPGLFAESHWSPEMGVRDARSTEHQVALAVSRLEAVPRSQRVFLFINVSALHQPNRQYLPGAPEDSLDTHAAALEYVDGCLPPLFAALRRRGPACCIVCSDHGTAYGDDGYTGHRLGHPVVWTVPYAEFTLDRDPAP
- a CDS encoding heparin lyase I family protein, yielding MKKTLLLVGTLLGMSGTGCGAVDDTSSGEGTSPIEIDGLESHTVSAQALTTTGCTALTATSVISNGHDGNVPANTMDSNLGTRWSRSGRGSWIDYDLGAIKQVSGVSVAWHQGNTRANTFTVSVSPDGYTYTQVFSGKSSGTTAAAETYSFPTINTRRVRVTFQSNTVNDWASIAEARACASTTTTPPPNPTPEPNPNPSPNPETPPPGNGSSVVWVGDFETNSRSQWSHTQMVNADRLAVVSSPSRQGRYALKATVRKGDDPINASGNRNELVRMTREPENSEYYYRFSTMFDSSFPSAKTWQLFTQWHHEGNSGSPPVEFYVYGEEIRLNIGGNPGTIVWRTPLVRNRWLDFIFHVKWSPDSKVGFVELYLDGKLVMPKRFIATQYRGQLNYLKVGLYRNDTVSPVGIVYHDGWTMARKLEDVINPTTILKAP
- a CDS encoding antibiotic biosynthesis monooxygenase, which gives rise to MSHSLLVVHVQIHVKPEHVDAFHQATLANARESVKEPGIARFDVMQDAEDPTRFVLVEAYRTPQAPAAHKETAHYLTWRDTVAPMMAEPRTSRKFVNRFPDDAGW